Proteins encoded within one genomic window of Streptomyces sp. NBC_01314:
- a CDS encoding VOC family protein, translating to MTGRSDGRPSVYPTLLYADAKAAIRQLTEALGFTELSVYEGEDGVVQHAELTQGNGAVMVGSKGSGSVFDGAMKGAGPTGVYIVVDDVDAHHRRAVEHGVEILTPPTDQDYGSRDYMARDAEGNVWSFGTYAPETGG from the coding sequence ATGACGGGCAGGAGTGACGGGCGTCCGAGCGTCTATCCGACGCTGCTGTACGCGGACGCCAAGGCCGCCATCAGACAGCTCACGGAGGCGTTGGGCTTCACCGAGCTCTCGGTGTACGAGGGTGAGGACGGGGTGGTGCAGCACGCCGAGCTGACGCAGGGCAACGGCGCGGTGATGGTCGGCTCGAAGGGCAGCGGCAGCGTCTTCGACGGCGCGATGAAGGGCGCCGGGCCCACCGGGGTGTACATCGTGGTGGACGACGTGGACGCCCACCACCGGCGGGCCGTGGAGCACGGCGTGGAGATCCTGACGCCCCCGACGGACCAGGACTACGGCTCGCGGGACTACATGGCCCGGGACGCCGAGGGCAATGTGTGGAGCTTCGGCACGTACGCCCCCGAGACAGGCGGCTGA
- a CDS encoding alpha/beta hydrolase family protein: MRGVRAAASALGVAFAAGAASVAAGRLASDVALKAPPGEPLPTEPRLTVHSTAAGRIALTRAFASRRPGTYGLTGNGSHAVVGNVLDAAPHAPDAVVRRLERVTQGTLEPGDKVWLTPDLHIGDPRTALGLDHDDVEVPGELGVLPAWFVPAARDTWVIAVHGLGATREHTMNVMESLHRHQFPVLALAYRGDSGAPRSLDGLNHLGETEWRDVDAAIRYAVRYGAERVVLHGWSTGATMALRAATHSALRDRVAGLVLDSPVLDWAATLRALAAARRTPNALLPLAVRAAQGRTGLRAATLGQGVAPPGLRAPTLLFHGPDDAVAPWGPSRRLAALHPDRVTLRTVRHAPHGAMWNADPKAYEEALRRFLTPLM, translated from the coding sequence GTGCGTGGAGTCAGAGCGGCAGCCTCGGCCCTCGGGGTCGCGTTCGCCGCCGGCGCGGCCAGTGTCGCCGCGGGCCGGCTGGCGAGCGACGTCGCGCTGAAGGCGCCGCCGGGCGAACCACTGCCCACGGAACCCCGACTGACCGTGCACTCAACCGCCGCCGGCCGCATCGCGCTGACCCGCGCCTTCGCCTCCCGGCGCCCCGGCACCTACGGCCTCACCGGCAACGGCTCCCACGCGGTCGTCGGCAACGTCCTGGACGCCGCCCCGCACGCTCCCGACGCCGTCGTACGCCGCCTGGAGCGCGTCACCCAAGGCACCCTGGAGCCGGGCGACAAGGTATGGCTCACCCCCGACCTCCATATCGGCGACCCGCGGACCGCGCTCGGCCTCGACCACGACGACGTCGAGGTCCCCGGCGAACTCGGCGTCCTGCCCGCCTGGTTCGTGCCCGCCGCCCGCGACACCTGGGTGATCGCCGTGCACGGGCTCGGCGCCACCCGCGAACACACCATGAACGTCATGGAGTCCCTGCACCGCCACCAGTTCCCGGTCCTCGCCCTCGCCTACCGCGGCGACTCGGGCGCACCCCGCTCCCTGGACGGCCTGAACCACCTCGGCGAGACCGAGTGGCGCGACGTGGACGCCGCCATCAGGTACGCCGTCCGGTACGGCGCCGAGCGGGTCGTCCTGCACGGCTGGTCCACCGGCGCCACCATGGCCCTGCGCGCCGCCACGCACTCCGCGCTGCGCGACCGCGTCGCCGGACTCGTCCTGGACTCACCGGTCCTCGACTGGGCCGCCACCCTGCGCGCCCTGGCGGCCGCCCGCCGCACCCCCAACGCCCTGCTGCCCCTCGCGGTCCGCGCCGCCCAGGGCCGCACGGGACTGCGCGCCGCCACCCTCGGCCAGGGCGTCGCCCCACCGGGGCTCAGGGCGCCGACCCTGCTCTTCCACGGCCCGGACGACGCCGTCGCCCCCTGGGGGCCCTCCCGCCGTCTCGCCGCCCTCCACCCCGACCGGGTCACCCTCCGCACCGTCCGCCACGCCCCGCACGGCGCCATGTGGAACGCCGACCCCAAGGCCTACGAAGAGGCCCTCCGCCGCTTCCTCACACCACTGATGTAG